The following proteins come from a genomic window of Macadamia integrifolia cultivar HAES 741 chromosome 14, SCU_Mint_v3, whole genome shotgun sequence:
- the LOC122060518 gene encoding WD repeat-containing protein 91 homolog — translation MENMQYAEELLREFLVFRGFTSALQAFESELSTDIGKGFQVDRILELIFSVYVPKFQAEKLVGLLNFFKQCISSTEMVLITTISKLEVSILRYYIVHAIQFERKDKLTEFFGTYGNDLLQSGQDWMPWFAIPYLKNPSLDPQFCVYFSREWFDTLHLSFRNFLSEIFNGTRIPTLLKISTEKNTVKRLKKDIRQLNDKLSQLQALLEDKDAQLCLLRSMASSATERGMIQKNLASHPISETLVKGAYEEVKFPFGGLGECKDNFTTDHQGETEDGDQDWDATSPCTFSSGLALSKQEHCSSSTKLPVRDGGAKEDLQIFQENGGEVQIEEEFPEVKVEFQETFLGHTSPISRCRFSATGNNIASASLDGTVRIWTYDSSTSTSRNATIYCGAEIMSLDWECKSDRLLLIGTADGGIKAWNVDAKRVVCDLNTSERYPRVLDVKCSPVEPIFVSAAASRGHGSSFIDQMGFASLTVWNMKTWKATTVLPLGDDPPAITSVCFNHNGKILAASATDGMIHMFDMSAGLQITGWPAHDSAVSSVLFGPDETSIFSLGSDGKIFEWSLHNQGRILWSKDCNRFFNHERADFCRHEMALDATGRRLLVTSNSVRSPIYQVQGHHTRGLRTLPHTQAITTVDWHPTLPIYLTGSADHSVRVTSIS, via the exons ATGGAGAACATGCAGTATGCAGAGGAGCTTCTCAGGGAGTTTCTTGTCTTCAGAGGGTTTACAAGTGCTTTGCAAGCTTTTGAGTCTGAATTGTCAACTGACATTGGCAAAGGATTTCAAGTGGATAGGATTCTAGAGCTAATTTTCTCAGTGTATGTTCCCAAATTCCAGGCCGAAAAACTAGTTGGTCTGCTGAATTTTTTTAAGCAATGTATTTCATCAACTGAGATGGTTCTTATCACCACCATATCAAAGCTGGAGGTCTCAATTCTTCGATACTATATTGTCCATGCTATACAGTTTGAAAGGAAAGACAAACTTACAGAATTTTTTGGGACTTATGGCAATGATTTGTTACAAAGTGGCCAGGACTGGATGCCATGGTTTG CTATTCCATATCTAAAGAACCCGAGTTTAGATCCTCAATTTTGTGTCTACTTTTCAAGAGAGTGGTTTGATACCTTACATCTTTCATTCAGAAATTTCTTGAGTGAGATCTTCAATGGTACTC GCATCCCTACCCTATTAAAGATCAGTACTGAGAAGAATACAGTCAAGCGTCTAAAGAAAGACATTAGACAACTCAATGATAAGTTGTCACAGCTTCAGGCTCTATTAGAGGATAAGGACGCTCAGCTATGCCTGCTAAGAAG TATGGCTTCGTCAGCAACGGAAAGAGGCATGATTCAAAAGAACTTAGCTTCACATCCAATATCTGAGACTCTAGTTAAGGGTGCATATGAAGAAGTTAAATTTCCGTTTGGGGGTCTTGGTGAATGTAAAGATAATTTCACTACTGATCATCAGGGAGAAACTGAAGATGGGGATCAGGATTGGGATGCTACTAGCCCCTGTACGTTCTCATCAGGACTGGCCTTGTCCAAGCAAGAACACTGTTCGAGTTCTACAAAGCTTCCTGTCAGAGATGGTGGAGCTAAGGAAGATCTTCAAATATTCCAAG AAAATGGTGGTGAAGTGCAAATAGAAGAAGAATTTCCAGAAGTGAAGGTAGAGTTCCAG GAAACATTCTTAGGCCACACCAGTCCAATTAGTAGGTGCCGCTTCTCTGCAACTGGGAACAATATTGCGAGTGCTTCTCTGGATGGCACAGTCAG GATATGGACGTATGACTCTTCAACCTCAACATCTAGAAATGCAACTATATATTGCGGGGCAGAAATTATGTCACTTGACTGGGAGTGCAAATCTGACCGCTTG TTGCTCATAGGCACAGCTGATGGGGGCATTAAAGCGTGGAATGTTGATGCAAAAAGAGTTGTTTGTGATCTCAATACAAGTGAAAGATATCCGAG AGTCTTGGATGTGAAGTGCAGCCCTGTGGAACCAATTTTTGTCTCAGCAGCAGCATCTAGAGG GCATGGCTCAAGTTTTATTGACCAAATGGGTTTTGCTTCATTAACTGTCTGGAACATGAAGACATGGAAGGCTACG ACAGTCCTTCCTCTTGGTGATGATCCACCAGCAATTACTTCTGTTTGCTTTAATCACAATGGGAAGATTTTGGCAGCTTCTGCAACTGATGGAATGATTCACATGTTTG ACATGTCAGCCGGTCTACAAATTACTGGGTGGCCTGCCCATGATTCTGCAGTAAGCTCTGTTCTGTTTGGGCCCGATGAGACGAGCATTTTCAGCTTGGGTTCTGATGGAAAA ATATTTGAATGGAGCTTGCATAACCAAGGCCGAATTCTTTGGTCCAAAGATTGCAACAG GTTCTTCAACCATGAGAGAGCAGATTTCTGCAGGCATGAAATGGCATTAGATGCAACTGGGAGGAGACTTTTGGTGACTTCCAATTCAGTTAGATCGCCTATATATCAG GTTCAAGGtcatcatacaagagggttgaGAACGCTTCCACACACACAAGCGATCACAACAGTTGATTGGCACCCAACCTTGCCGATATACCTGACTGGATCAGCTGATCACTCGGTCCGCGTCACATCCATTTCTTGA